From a single Apium graveolens cultivar Ventura chromosome 2, ASM990537v1, whole genome shotgun sequence genomic region:
- the LOC141707360 gene encoding uncharacterized protein LOC141707360, which translates to MKTQENKTLGDQLDDENACQREIFIPLHALNSSSGSSQEVPHNKQLRKPNLVSEMGARNQEISSQDFVQIKMPPSPTPTLKKVNILTKPSPSNTKMNTSPGPSLPKAKSSTKHILPKRSVKYKVSSSDMEKPSNLAHGEPSDKPSILRSWSLSKIFTPRMNRTSSLPIPPIACANSETISGGDLLPVSSVLRANSESISGGNLVPVALLAHANSETTNGGNLLPANPISRANSETIYGSNFIGSQNTKGAHGHIARSLSVPSLNKDASTRKMDSFIRVLPSPHTRDINHTSTTATAGDDENNETDGEDIPEEEAVCRICLVEVCEGGETLKLECKCKGELALAHQECAIKWFSIKGCKTCEVCKHEVKNLPVKLLRVQSIQNRITPAIRTPYMEVNGFSEFYRVWEEVPILVIVSVLLYFCFLEELLIETTDMKMGSVALSIPFSCILGFLAAMTSSTMVKGRFVWLYASIQFALVIIFAHLFFFMVHKEPILLIILATFAGFGVAMGGSIILFELLKWRTRLHVSSS; encoded by the exons ATGAAAACTCAGGAGAATAAGACTTTAGGTGATCAACTGGATGATGAAAATGCATGCCAGAGGGAGATTTTCATCCCACTTCACGCG CTCAACTCATCATCTGGATCGAGTCAAGAAGTACCACACAATAAGCAATTAAGGAAGCCAAATCTTGTGTCTGAGATGGGAGCAAGAAATCAGGAAATTTCCTCTCAGGATTTTGTTCAGATAAAAATGCCACCCTCTCCTACTCCCACCCTTAAGAAAGTTAATATTCTAACAAAGCCTAGTCCTTCTAATACAAAAATGAATACATCTCCTGGTCCATCCTTGCCCAAAGCTAAATCATCCACCAAACATATTCTTCCAAAGCGGAGCGTCAAGTACAAAGTTTCTAGTTCAGATATGGAGAAACCTTCCAATCTAGCTCATGGTGAACCATCTGATAAACCTTCTATTTTAAGATCTTGGTCACTTTCAAAGATATTTACTCCAAGGATGAATAGGACATCGTCTCTACCTATTCCTCCAATTGCTTGTGCAAATTCAGAAACCATTTCTGGAGGAGACTTACTGCCTGTAAGTTCAGTTCTTCGTGCAAACTCAGAATCCATAAGTGGAGGAAACTTAGTACCGGTAGCTTTACTTGCTCATGCAAATTCAGAAACCACAAACGGGGGAAACTTACTACCTGCAAATCCAATATCTCGTGCAAACTCAGAAACCATATATGGATCAAACTTTATTGGTTCACAAAAT ACCAAAGGAGCTCACGGTCACATAGCTCGGTCACTTTCAGTTCCTTCTTTAAACAAAGATGCAAGCACAAGGAAAATGGATTCGTTTATCCGTGTACTTCCATCACCTCATACAAGAGACATAAATCATACATCAACTACAGCCACAGCAGGAGATGATG AAAATAATGAGACTGATGGTGAAGATATACCGGAAGAAGAGGCTGTTTGTAGAATTTGCCTGGTTGAAGTATGTGAAGGTGGAGAGACCCTCAAGTTGGAATGCAAGTGCAAAGGTGAACTTGCTTTGGCTCACCAGGAATGCGCTATAAAGTGGTTTAGCATAAAAGGTTGCAAAACCTGTGAAGTATGCAAACATGAAGTTAAAAATCTGCCTGTCAAGCTCTTACGGGTTCAAAGTATCCAAAATCGAATTACTCCAGCAATTAGAACCCCCTATATGGAAGTTAATGGATTCAG TGAATTTTACAGGGTTTGGGAAGAGGTACCAATTCTTGTCATTGTCAGCGTGCTACTGTACTTCTGTTTTCTTGAGGAACTTCTG ATAGAAACCACTGACATGAAAATGGGTTCAGTAGCTCTATCTATTCCATTTTCTTGTATACTTGGTTTCCTTGCTGCCATGACCTCTTCAACCATGG TCAAGGGAAGGTTTGTTTGGCTTTACGCATCAATTCAATTTGCACTCGTGATTATATTTGCACACCTTTTCTTTTTCATG GTACACAAGGAACCGATTCTGTTGATTATTCTAGCAACATTTGCCGGATTTGGTGTTGCAATGGGAGGTAGCATTATTCTTTTCGAGCTCCTTAAATGGAGAACAAGGTTGCATGTCTCATCAAGTTAG